The following proteins are encoded in a genomic region of Cryomorphaceae bacterium:
- a CDS encoding type IX secretion system membrane protein PorP/SprF codes for MRKAVVLISLLFMGWQLRAQDIHFSQFNFSPMNLNPAMAGQFDGDYRFVANHRTQWRSVTQPYQTTGGSVDARQPLDIKNLGAGLSMYSDKAGDSQLSTFQLNLAASYLLPVSRDSLHSIAFGVQTGLTHRKINYEDLYFDQQYNNGIFNPNSATGEAFAREARTYLNLNLGASYFWKVAHRKMITGGVALHNISRPRQSFYNDPEIKLDVRWTAHASAEWEVTDKIDVLPSILYMHQGPHRQFTLGAMGRYILKDYPGVYRAVFLGWHGRTRDAGFLTAGLEYDNWQVGVSYDINFSQLNVASNYRGGFEISAIYIFRQQKIRRVIHKSCPDFL; via the coding sequence ATGAGAAAAGCCGTAGTACTGATATCGCTGCTTTTTATGGGATGGCAACTGCGCGCCCAGGACATCCACTTTTCGCAGTTCAATTTTTCGCCCATGAATCTCAATCCGGCTATGGCGGGTCAGTTCGATGGTGATTACCGCTTTGTGGCCAACCACCGCACCCAATGGCGCTCTGTTACACAACCCTATCAAACCACAGGAGGGTCGGTAGATGCGCGGCAGCCGCTCGACATAAAGAACCTCGGCGCCGGGCTTTCCATGTACTCAGATAAAGCCGGAGACTCACAGCTCAGCACTTTTCAACTCAACCTGGCCGCGAGTTACCTTCTGCCGGTAAGCCGCGACTCGCTTCACAGCATCGCATTTGGGGTGCAAACCGGACTCACCCACCGAAAAATCAATTACGAAGACCTCTATTTCGACCAACAGTACAACAACGGGATTTTCAACCCCAACTCAGCCACCGGTGAAGCATTTGCTCGCGAAGCACGTACCTATCTCAACCTCAATCTCGGTGCATCGTACTTCTGGAAAGTGGCCCACCGAAAAATGATTACCGGGGGGGTGGCATTGCACAATATCAGCAGGCCGCGGCAGAGTTTCTACAACGACCCCGAAATCAAACTCGACGTGCGCTGGACGGCACACGCATCAGCCGAATGGGAAGTAACAGACAAAATAGATGTACTGCCGTCTATCCTTTATATGCACCAGGGGCCGCATCGTCAGTTTACATTGGGGGCCATGGGGCGCTATATCCTGAAGGACTATCCCGGGGTGTACCGCGCTGTGTTTCTGGGCTGGCACGGACGAACACGCGATGCCGGTTTTCTGACGGCCGGCCTTGAATACGACAACTGGCAAGTGGGTGTGAGCTATGACATCAATTTCTCGCAACTTAACGTGGCCAGCAACTACCGCGGAGGTTTTGAGATTTCGGCCATTTACATTTTCCGCCAGCAGAAAATACGCCGCGTTATTCACAAATCCTGCCCTGACTTTCTGTGA